A genomic segment from Thiomicrorhabdus aquaedulcis encodes:
- a CDS encoding HesB/IscA family protein, which produces MAVTLTESASNRVKKMLVKRGHGLGLRVSTKVSGCAGFSYVVDYADIVTPDDAVFESFGTQVVVDAKSLANIDGMEIDYVQESLLNEGFDFKNPKVKDSCGCGESFTV; this is translated from the coding sequence ATGGCCGTTACGTTAACTGAATCAGCCTCAAATCGAGTTAAAAAAATGCTCGTTAAACGCGGTCACGGACTGGGTTTAAGAGTGTCCACCAAAGTGAGTGGTTGTGCTGGATTTTCATATGTAGTCGATTACGCCGACATCGTAACGCCTGACGATGCGGTGTTTGAAAGTTTTGGTACTCAAGTGGTTGTGGACGCCAAAAGCTTGGCCAACATTGATGGTATGGAAATTGATTATGTACAAGAAAGTTTGCTGAACGAAGGGTTTGATTTTAAAAACCCTAAAGTAAAAGACAGCTGTGGTTGTGGCGAGTCTTTTACCGTTTAA
- a CDS encoding M48 family metallopeptidase, protein MKDTHSNLTAHKPYLKFKHFITVVIMALGCASFNIHAANLPDLGAPDLIEYDQATEKKLGDAFTTALHTQYTLNYDPEVVDYIRRIGHKITGVIGDNRHFSFYVIDNPEINAFAGPNGVIGIHTGLIIAVESEDELASVIAHEIAHVTQRHLSRRYEYQNSTGNLGSIASLIAAVLIGMHDPSAGMATLMGGMGLNIEQQLKNSRQHETEADQHGIGFLHKAGYNPHAMGDFFGRLDKASQFNAFSMPEILRTHPVTAGRLAQAQNRAETLPPFIAPAPNYHLKIIQARLAQAVLNKNTALPNSDLACYQKTLQQLALYNEQKDKDHTDCIITLAYAQPQQPLYANLLFESIVKKPTLYTKELAKHIALGQYMHELHPQNLASMIRYTDLLIQNQQTTLAIQTMLNHIQNNAYGFLTYEKLVQLYQQQQKYNYAYYYSALAQAKIGNLRRTVYLLSQAKKETAKHNNPENTWLNNQIFKFEAENANSLKNIDKDD, encoded by the coding sequence ATGAAAGACACTCATTCAAACTTAACCGCCCATAAACCTTATTTAAAATTTAAGCATTTTATCACCGTGGTCATTATGGCCCTTGGTTGTGCGTCTTTTAATATACATGCAGCCAATTTACCCGACTTAGGCGCGCCAGACTTAATTGAATACGATCAAGCCACTGAAAAAAAACTGGGAGATGCTTTTACCACGGCATTACACACCCAATACACACTTAATTACGACCCCGAAGTGGTCGATTACATTAGGCGCATTGGTCATAAAATTACCGGCGTAATTGGCGACAATCGACACTTTTCTTTTTACGTAATAGACAATCCCGAAATTAACGCCTTTGCGGGCCCAAACGGAGTTATTGGCATCCATACTGGGCTAATTATAGCCGTAGAAAGCGAGGATGAACTCGCCTCGGTCATCGCGCATGAAATTGCGCACGTAACCCAACGCCATTTATCGCGCCGCTACGAATACCAAAACAGCACAGGAAATCTAGGCAGCATTGCCTCATTAATAGCCGCCGTATTAATCGGCATGCACGACCCCAGCGCGGGAATGGCCACGTTAATGGGTGGCATGGGTTTAAACATAGAACAACAACTAAAAAACTCACGCCAACACGAAACTGAAGCCGATCAACATGGTATTGGATTTTTACACAAAGCCGGCTACAACCCGCACGCTATGGGCGACTTTTTTGGTCGCTTAGACAAGGCCAGTCAATTTAACGCCTTCTCTATGCCCGAAATTTTAAGAACGCACCCAGTTACTGCGGGTCGATTAGCGCAAGCTCAAAATCGCGCCGAAACTTTACCGCCCTTTATTGCACCTGCACCAAACTATCATTTAAAAATCATTCAAGCACGCCTGGCTCAAGCTGTGCTCAACAAAAATACAGCGTTACCGAACAGCGATCTGGCTTGCTACCAAAAAACACTCCAACAACTAGCGTTATATAATGAGCAAAAAGACAAAGACCATACCGACTGCATTATTACCTTAGCGTACGCTCAACCTCAACAACCGCTGTATGCAAATTTATTATTTGAAAGCATCGTTAAAAAACCCACTTTGTATACAAAAGAGTTAGCCAAACACATCGCATTGGGGCAATACATGCACGAACTACATCCCCAAAATCTAGCGTCTATGATTCGATACACTGACCTATTAATTCAAAACCAACAAACGACATTAGCCATACAAACTATGCTTAACCATATACAAAATAACGCATATGGATTTTTAACCTATGAAAAACTAGTGCAACTCTATCAACAACAACAAAAATACAACTATGCATACTATTATTCTGCCTTGGCACAGGCCAAAATTGGCAACCTAAGGCGCACCGTTTATTTACTTAGCCAAGCTAAAAAAGAAACCGCCAAACACAACAACCCTGAAAACACATGGCTTAACAACCAAATTTTTAAATTTGAAGCTGAAAATGCCAACTCATTGAAAAACATTGATAAAGATGATTAA
- a CDS encoding helix-turn-helix domain-containing protein: protein MSNQECMTMQPLNEILQNARIERGLTIEAVAQQLNLSLEQVAQMESDTIQPALISPFERGYIRNYAALLDIDKSVYEPYFPDVIAVSSELLSTKRFNYPAKKVLIGSKLFKGILWLAFLLGLLWIGMTYWPGLVEVEQAVDALQVHEFLPLKSE, encoded by the coding sequence ATGAGCAATCAAGAGTGCATGACAATGCAACCTTTAAATGAAATTTTGCAAAATGCGCGTATTGAGCGCGGCCTGACGATTGAGGCGGTAGCACAGCAACTTAATTTATCGTTAGAGCAAGTGGCGCAAATGGAGTCTGATACGATTCAACCGGCTTTAATCAGTCCATTTGAGCGCGGTTATATTCGCAATTATGCCGCTCTGTTAGACATTGATAAGTCGGTGTACGAGCCGTATTTTCCAGATGTTATTGCGGTAAGCAGTGAGTTACTTTCAACCAAACGATTTAATTATCCGGCTAAAAAAGTGTTAATTGGGTCTAAGCTGTTTAAGGGGATACTGTGGTTGGCTTTTCTGTTAGGTCTTTTGTGGATAGGGATGACCTATTGGCCAGGCCTGGTAGAGGTTGAACAAGCCGTAGACGCGTTACAGGTGCACGAATTTTTGCCGCTTAAGAGTGAGTAG
- a CDS encoding 2-isopropylmalate synthase, with translation MKDHLIIFDTTLRDGEQSPGASMTKEEKIRIAKQLEKLQVDVIEAGFPAASSGDFESVHAVASVVKDSIVCGLARAIENDIVKAGEAIKPANAGRIHTFIATSPIHMEKKLRMTPDEVVERAVWAIKRARDFTDDVEFSPEDAGRSDVDFLCRVIEAAINAGATTINIPDTVGYNVPHQFGLLFKELIERIPNSDKAIFSAHCHNDLGLAVANSLAAVRNGARQIECTINGLGERAGNTALEEVVMAIKTRQDIFDVDTRINTREILAASRLVSSITGFAVQPNKAIVGANAFAHESGIHQDGVLKHRETYEIMRAEDVGWSTNKMVLGKHSGRNAFKTRLEELGIEFETEQELNEAFVRFKELADRKHEIYDEDLQSLVTDNNAQRVENETYRLVSLKASTETGESPRAEVTLWIKGNEASALSFGGGLVDATFKAIESLVNSGATLELYSVSNVTNGTDSLGETSVRLEKGGRIVNGQGADTDIVMASAKAYINALNKLLGISAKAHPQAHL, from the coding sequence ATGAAAGATCATCTAATTATATTTGATACGACTTTGCGTGACGGTGAACAAAGTCCCGGCGCATCCATGACCAAAGAAGAGAAAATTCGTATTGCCAAGCAGTTAGAGAAGTTGCAGGTTGACGTTATTGAAGCAGGCTTTCCTGCGGCCAGCAGCGGAGACTTTGAATCGGTTCACGCCGTGGCCAGTGTGGTAAAAGACAGTATTGTGTGCGGGTTAGCGCGCGCCATCGAAAACGATATTGTTAAAGCGGGAGAAGCTATTAAGCCGGCTAACGCAGGGCGAATTCACACCTTTATTGCCACGTCACCCATTCACATGGAAAAGAAATTGCGTATGACCCCCGACGAGGTGGTCGAAAGAGCAGTTTGGGCGATAAAGCGAGCGCGTGACTTTACCGACGATGTTGAGTTTTCGCCCGAAGACGCAGGTCGTTCTGATGTAGATTTTTTATGCCGCGTGATTGAAGCGGCCATAAATGCCGGCGCAACCACCATTAATATTCCCGATACGGTTGGATACAATGTTCCGCATCAGTTTGGTTTGTTATTTAAAGAGCTAATTGAGCGCATTCCTAATTCGGACAAAGCTATTTTTTCGGCGCATTGTCATAACGATTTAGGTTTGGCAGTAGCCAATTCATTGGCGGCGGTAAGAAATGGAGCGCGTCAGATAGAGTGCACTATTAATGGCTTGGGTGAGCGCGCTGGCAATACGGCCTTAGAAGAGGTGGTGATGGCCATTAAAACGCGTCAAGATATTTTTGATGTGGACACGCGTATTAATACTCGCGAAATTTTGGCGGCATCGCGTTTGGTGTCGAGCATTACTGGTTTTGCGGTACAACCTAATAAGGCCATTGTGGGTGCTAATGCGTTTGCACACGAGTCGGGGATTCATCAAGATGGTGTGTTAAAACATCGTGAAACTTATGAAATTATGCGTGCCGAAGACGTTGGCTGGAGCACCAATAAAATGGTGTTGGGCAAACATTCGGGGCGTAATGCGTTTAAAACTCGTTTAGAAGAGTTAGGCATTGAGTTTGAAACCGAGCAAGAGTTAAATGAGGCGTTTGTTCGGTTTAAGGAATTGGCCGACCGTAAGCATGAAATTTATGATGAAGATTTGCAGTCGTTAGTAACCGATAATAACGCGCAGCGCGTTGAAAACGAAACGTATCGCCTGGTGTCTTTAAAGGCGTCAACCGAAACTGGCGAAAGCCCCCGCGCCGAAGTCACCTTGTGGATTAAGGGCAATGAAGCGAGTGCTTTGTCTTTTGGCGGCGGATTGGTGGATGCAACCTTTAAAGCCATTGAGTCTTTAGTTAATTCGGGTGCGACATTGGAGTTGTATTCGGTTAGCAACGTCACCAATGGCACCGATTCTCTGGGCGAAACATCGGTTCGTTTAGAAAAAGGTGGGCGCATTGTTAACGGTCAGGGGGCGGATACCGACATTGTAATGGCGTCGGCTAAAGCCTATATTAATGCGTTAAATAAGTTGCTGGGTATTTCGGCCAAGGCTCACCCGCAAGCGCATTTATAA
- a CDS encoding Rrf2 family transcriptional regulator, translating to MKLTSKGRYAVTAMIDIALNQDKGPTTLALISERQGISLSYLEQLFAKLKKSDLVSSARGPGGGYRLSRAAMDISVSLIIRAVDESVDARKCGGKSNCHGGEECLSHELWTDLSAMIDQFLNKITLQDLMDRKQSACLKEISFH from the coding sequence ATGAAGTTAACTTCTAAAGGGCGTTACGCCGTCACGGCTATGATTGACATTGCTCTAAATCAAGACAAAGGGCCAACGACCTTGGCTCTAATTTCAGAAAGGCAGGGCATATCGTTATCGTATCTAGAGCAGTTGTTTGCTAAGTTAAAAAAATCAGACTTGGTTTCGAGTGCGCGCGGGCCTGGCGGTGGCTATAGGTTAAGTAGGGCGGCCATGGATATTTCGGTCAGTCTTATTATTCGCGCGGTAGATGAATCGGTTGATGCACGAAAATGCGGCGGTAAATCCAATTGTCATGGCGGTGAAGAGTGCTTGTCGCACGAGTTGTGGACCGACTTAAGCGCAATGATAGACCAGTTTTTAAATAAAATAACCTTGCAAGACCTAATGGACAGAAAACAATCAGCTTGTTTAAAAGAGATTTCATTTCATTAG
- the rlmN gene encoding 23S rRNA (adenine(2503)-C(2))-methyltransferase RlmN: protein MDVNNVIEAGLDAPHPVVAKVDLLGMDRAAMEAYFTQIGEKPFRASQVMKWIHQFGVSEFDEMTNLSKALRDKLKQLAWVRTPKIVAEQYSEDGTIKWLLEVDNHNSIETVFIPEKNRGTLCISSQVGCALECTFCSTGQQGFNRNLENWEIIAQMWVANKALGCKPKEERRISNVVFMGMGEPLLNVTHTFPVARILMDDYAYGLSKRRVTISTAGVVPAIDKIKDEVDVSLAISLHAPNNALRDVLVPINQKYPLEVLMPSLYRYVEGGHSKKHVTIEYVMLDGVNDRIEHAHELAILLGDLPCKVNMIPFNPFPNSDYKRSSNNAIHRFKDILEAAGLQVTVRKTRGEDIDAACGQLAGKVADRTKRTLHRVHFEPRPLT, encoded by the coding sequence ATGGATGTGAATAACGTGATTGAAGCAGGCTTGGATGCGCCGCACCCTGTGGTTGCTAAAGTTGACTTGTTGGGTATGGATCGTGCGGCGATGGAAGCGTATTTTACGCAAATTGGTGAAAAGCCCTTTCGCGCCAGTCAAGTAATGAAGTGGATTCATCAATTTGGTGTGAGCGAGTTTGATGAGATGACCAATCTTAGCAAGGCCTTGCGTGACAAGCTCAAGCAGTTGGCTTGGGTGCGAACACCCAAAATTGTCGCTGAACAATATTCCGAGGACGGCACCATTAAATGGTTGCTGGAAGTAGATAATCATAATTCGATTGAAACGGTGTTTATTCCTGAAAAAAATCGCGGTACTTTGTGTATTTCATCGCAAGTTGGCTGTGCTTTAGAGTGCACGTTTTGCTCAACTGGCCAACAAGGATTTAATCGCAACCTAGAAAATTGGGAGATTATTGCCCAAATGTGGGTGGCCAATAAAGCGTTGGGTTGTAAGCCTAAAGAAGAGCGCCGTATTTCAAATGTGGTGTTTATGGGCATGGGTGAGCCGTTGTTAAATGTAACGCATACGTTTCCAGTGGCGCGCATTTTAATGGACGATTACGCCTATGGCTTGTCAAAGCGGCGTGTTACCATCAGTACCGCAGGGGTGGTGCCGGCGATTGATAAAATTAAGGATGAAGTCGATGTGAGTTTGGCGATTTCATTGCACGCACCTAACAATGCCTTGCGCGATGTGTTGGTGCCTATTAATCAAAAATATCCATTAGAAGTTTTAATGCCTAGCTTGTATCGCTATGTGGAAGGTGGGCACAGTAAAAAACACGTTACCATCGAGTATGTGATGCTTGACGGTGTAAATGACCGAATAGAACACGCGCATGAGTTAGCCATTTTGTTGGGTGACTTGCCTTGCAAAGTAAATATGATTCCATTTAATCCTTTTCCTAATAGCGACTACAAACGTTCGTCTAACAACGCAATACATCGTTTTAAAGACATTTTAGAAGCTGCAGGGCTGCAAGTAACGGTGCGTAAAACTCGGGGTGAAGACATTGATGCGGCGTGCGGTCAGCTTGCCGGAAAAGTGGCCGACCGAACCAAGCGTACGTTACACCGCGTTCATTTTGAACCTAGGCCCTTGACTTAA
- a CDS encoding RNA methyltransferase, protein MLEDYSQHPQLAKIRIVLIETSHPGNIGAVARAMKNMGLSQLVLVNPKEFPSQVASARASSASDLLDQATVVESLDDALVGTTLVVGASARLRKVAWPQLSVRETASLTLQTTLNSEVALVFGREDSGLSNAEMDKCHYLAHIPTNPHYSSLNLSAAVQIFAYECLMASPIKAGDNVNAEVLSKNVVAQTRQGYVHDLASSDQLEGFYTHLHQALQDIKFLDPQKNARFMRRMRRIFNRTQLDIKEVDILRGILTAAQRQANPQTHAQALSSPAEDNTDKE, encoded by the coding sequence ATGTTAGAAGATTATAGTCAGCATCCGCAATTAGCAAAAATTAGAATTGTCTTAATTGAAACCTCGCACCCCGGCAATATTGGTGCGGTGGCGCGTGCCATGAAAAATATGGGCTTAAGCCAGTTGGTGTTGGTCAACCCTAAAGAGTTCCCCAGTCAAGTGGCTTCTGCACGCGCTTCAAGTGCAAGTGATCTATTAGATCAGGCTACCGTGGTGGAGAGTTTAGACGATGCATTGGTAGGCACCACCTTGGTGGTGGGGGCAAGCGCACGATTGCGCAAAGTAGCTTGGCCGCAATTGAGTGTGCGTGAAACGGCCAGTTTAACGTTGCAAACCACGTTAAACAGTGAGGTTGCCCTGGTGTTTGGGCGTGAAGACTCTGGGCTAAGCAACGCCGAAATGGACAAGTGTCATTATTTAGCCCATATTCCAACCAACCCGCATTACAGTTCACTTAATTTAAGTGCCGCAGTGCAAATTTTTGCCTATGAATGTTTAATGGCGTCGCCCATTAAAGCCGGTGATAACGTGAACGCCGAGGTTTTATCTAAAAATGTGGTTGCGCAAACACGACAAGGGTATGTGCATGATTTGGCCAGTAGCGACCAGCTAGAAGGGTTTTACACGCATTTGCACCAGGCATTGCAAGACATTAAGTTTTTGGATCCGCAAAAAAATGCACGCTTTATGCGCCGTATGCGCCGTATTTTTAATCGCACACAACTTGATATTAAAGAGGTGGATATTTTAAGGGGTATTTTAACCGCCGCCCAGCGCCAAGCAAATCCTCAAACTCACGCTCAGGCATTGTCTAGCCCTGCTGAAGATAACACGGATAAGGAGTGA
- the cysE gene encoding serine O-acetyltransferase, with the protein MFKRLRSDIQCVFERDPAARNTFEVLTTYPGLHAILGYRMSHALWNWNLKWLARWLSTLFRWLTGVEIHPAAKIGERLFIDHGMGVVIGETAEIGNDCTLYHGVTLGGTSWQKGKRHPTLGNGVVVGAGAKVLGPIYIGDDARVGSNAVVLKAVPAGKTVVGIPGRIVNEKDIDAEKRRAKMAEKMGFDAYGMSQEMADPVEKAIYSLLDHIQVQDEKLEKMAKILADMGAEKIEMTLPNLEDAVLEPNDPIQAAHLKTHVSNL; encoded by the coding sequence ATGTTTAAGCGATTAAGATCTGACATTCAGTGTGTGTTTGAACGTGATCCAGCGGCGCGAAATACATTTGAAGTCTTAACCACTTACCCAGGCTTGCACGCTATATTAGGGTATCGCATGAGCCACGCGCTCTGGAATTGGAATCTAAAATGGTTAGCACGTTGGCTATCAACCTTGTTTAGATGGCTTACGGGTGTAGAGATTCACCCAGCGGCTAAAATTGGTGAGCGTTTGTTTATTGACCATGGTATGGGTGTGGTAATAGGCGAAACCGCCGAAATTGGCAATGATTGCACGTTGTACCACGGAGTTACGCTGGGCGGAACCTCATGGCAAAAAGGCAAGCGTCATCCCACCTTGGGTAACGGCGTGGTGGTTGGCGCGGGCGCAAAAGTCTTGGGACCAATCTATATTGGTGACGATGCTCGGGTTGGGTCTAACGCGGTAGTGCTTAAAGCCGTGCCCGCGGGCAAAACGGTGGTGGGTATTCCTGGGCGTATCGTGAATGAAAAAGACATTGATGCAGAAAAGCGTCGCGCTAAAATGGCCGAAAAAATGGGGTTTGATGCCTATGGTATGAGTCAGGAAATGGCCGATCCAGTTGAAAAAGCAATTTACAGCTTGCTTGACCACATTCAAGTGCAAGACGAAAAGCTCGAAAAAATGGCTAAGATTCTAGCGGATATGGGCGCTGAAAAAATTGAAATGACATTGCCCAATTTAGAGGATGCCGTGCTTGAACCTAATGACCCTATTCAGGCGGCGCATTTAAAAACCCATGTTAGCAATCTGTAA
- a CDS encoding inositol monophosphatase family protein, translating into MHPLLNIATLAARSAGGNIMHHLDRIDQLNIEQKGKNDYVSEVDKEAENTIIQTIRKYYPDHHILAEESGKLTLKNKKSDIEWIIDPLDGTTNFLHQFPQFCVSIAVREKGKLQHAAIFDPVRDEMFSATRGGGAFLNNRRLRISQQKTLTNSLLATGFPYHDFSYIDSYMASLKEFMLTTAGVRRAGSAALDLAYVACGRVDGFWEFNLKQWDMAAGALLIQEAGGLVTDFKGGENYLQSGNILAANPKLYKEMAQVISRTVPVELRN; encoded by the coding sequence ATGCACCCACTTCTCAATATTGCAACCCTTGCGGCGCGTTCGGCGGGCGGAAACATTATGCACCACCTCGACCGAATCGACCAATTAAACATTGAGCAAAAAGGTAAAAATGATTATGTGAGTGAGGTGGATAAAGAGGCCGAAAACACCATTATCCAAACCATTCGTAAATATTACCCAGACCACCATATTTTGGCCGAAGAGAGTGGCAAGCTCACCTTAAAAAACAAAAAGTCCGATATTGAATGGATTATTGACCCTTTAGACGGCACAACTAACTTTTTACACCAATTTCCGCAGTTCTGTGTGTCCATTGCCGTGCGTGAAAAAGGCAAGCTGCAGCACGCGGCAATTTTTGACCCGGTACGCGATGAGATGTTTAGCGCCACTCGTGGTGGCGGAGCGTTTTTAAACAACCGCCGCCTGCGCATTAGCCAACAAAAAACGTTAACCAACTCACTGTTGGCGACCGGCTTTCCTTATCATGACTTTAGTTACATTGACAGCTACATGGCCAGTTTAAAGGAGTTTATGCTCACCACCGCAGGCGTTCGCCGTGCGGGTTCGGCTGCGTTAGATTTAGCGTATGTGGCTTGTGGCCGTGTTGATGGCTTTTGGGAGTTTAATTTAAAACAGTGGGACATGGCCGCGGGCGCGTTGCTTATTCAAGAAGCGGGCGGATTGGTGACCGATTTTAAAGGCGGCGAAAACTATTTGCAAAGCGGTAATATCTTGGCCGCCAATCCCAAGCTTTACAAAGAAATGGCGCAGGTTATTTCTAGAACCGTTCCGGTTGAACTCAGAAATTAA
- the rimI gene encoding ribosomal protein S18-alanine N-acetyltransferase has product MKIPQSITTLESKSELKNNVNCTFSYIRVMQEADLDWVLAVENNAYDFPWSRQGFENSLDQGLNYVFCTLDHTRLGYCCMLPVLDEVDVLNICIVPQFQGTGVAKQAMQKVLDSLALADYKVVFLEVRESNEPALKLYSGLGFNKNGVRHNYYKAWVWDEDVCDLIEGKEDAILMLRSLQRV; this is encoded by the coding sequence ATGAAAATACCTCAATCCATAACGACGTTAGAAAGTAAGTCTGAGCTTAAGAATAATGTTAACTGTACCTTTAGTTACATTAGGGTGATGCAAGAGGCCGATTTGGATTGGGTGTTGGCGGTTGAGAATAACGCCTATGATTTTCCGTGGAGTCGCCAAGGCTTTGAAAACAGTTTAGATCAAGGGCTTAACTATGTCTTTTGCACACTGGATCATACCCGTTTAGGTTATTGTTGTATGTTGCCGGTGTTAGATGAAGTCGATGTGCTTAACATTTGCATTGTGCCACAGTTTCAGGGAACAGGGGTGGCTAAGCAAGCCATGCAAAAAGTGCTGGATTCTTTGGCGTTAGCCGATTACAAAGTGGTGTTTTTAGAAGTGCGTGAGTCAAACGAGCCGGCGTTAAAGCTGTATTCTGGTTTGGGGTTTAATAAAAACGGCGTTCGTCATAATTACTACAAAGCCTGGGTTTGGGATGAAGATGTGTGTGATTTAATAGAAGGAAAAGAAGACGCGATTTTAATGTTGCGTTCATTGCAAAGGGTGTAA
- a CDS encoding DsrE/DsrF/DrsH-like family protein translates to MSLTLAKDAPSQFSLIQTKGTLDWAYPGFILASTAAAMDKDVELFFTFYGLQCILKQTQHLKISPLGNPAMVIKSPKGPDWFKRMDWNKMLPGLVWGLPGASSLATWGFKQQLLAQGQVPLEELRELCLELGVKFTACQMSVDLMGYDSTDFMHGVDFAGAATYFANTPNTQSLLI, encoded by the coding sequence ATGTCTTTAACTTTAGCAAAAGACGCGCCCAGTCAATTTAGTTTAATTCAGACCAAGGGTACGTTAGATTGGGCGTATCCTGGTTTTATTTTGGCCAGTACCGCTGCGGCGATGGATAAAGACGTTGAGTTGTTTTTTACTTTTTATGGTTTGCAGTGCATTTTAAAGCAGACGCAGCATCTTAAAATATCACCATTGGGCAATCCGGCAATGGTTATAAAAAGCCCTAAAGGTCCTGATTGGTTTAAAAGAATGGACTGGAATAAAATGCTACCAGGCCTGGTCTGGGGCTTGCCAGGAGCGTCAAGTTTGGCCACTTGGGGATTTAAGCAGCAACTTTTGGCACAGGGACAAGTGCCCTTAGAAGAGCTTCGTGAGCTGTGCCTAGAGTTGGGGGTTAAATTTACGGCATGTCAAATGTCGGTCGATTTAATGGGGTATGATTCCACTGACTTTATGCACGGGGTTGACTTTGCAGGAGCGGCTACTTATTTTGCGAACACGCCTAATACGCAAAGCCTATTGATTTAA
- the ndk gene encoding nucleoside-diphosphate kinase — MERTFSMIKPDAVSRNLTGAILQRLEANGLRVIASKMLHLTRSQAEGFYAEHKGREFYEPLVEFMISAPLIVQVLEGENAIAKNRQIMGVTDPAKAAAGTIRADFAESVRCNSVHGSDSPESAAREITYFFSQIELCERA; from the coding sequence ATGGAACGCACCTTTTCAATGATAAAGCCCGATGCGGTTAGTCGTAATTTAACAGGCGCTATTTTGCAACGTCTAGAAGCCAATGGTTTGCGCGTTATTGCGTCTAAAATGTTGCATCTAACGCGCAGCCAAGCCGAAGGCTTTTATGCCGAGCACAAAGGGCGAGAGTTTTATGAGCCGCTGGTGGAATTTATGATTTCAGCCCCATTAATCGTGCAAGTGTTAGAAGGCGAAAATGCCATAGCCAAAAATCGTCAAATTATGGGCGTTACCGATCCAGCCAAGGCGGCAGCGGGCACTATTCGTGCCGATTTTGCTGAGTCGGTGCGATGTAATTCAGTGCACGGTTCCGATTCACCTGAAAGTGCGGCGCGTGAAATAACCTATTTTTTCAGCCAAATTGAACTGTGTGAAAGAGCCTAA
- the pssA gene encoding CDP-diacylglycerol--serine O-phosphatidyltransferase — MKSFERGIYLLPNLMTTAALFAGFYAVIAGIQGNFEAGAIAIFVAMVLDGLDGRIARMTNSCSKFGAEYDSLSDMISFGLAPALLVYQWALHDFDKLGWLVAFVYTVAAALRLARFNTQVGVADKRYFQGLPSPAAAALIAGLIWMAETNHLSTGFEPMVALVLTLFAGIMMVSNSRFSSFKELNLKGKVPFMTLLLVVLVLVVITLKPAMILFLIFLAYAVSGPILTLITLKKSRALRRQNREYASKSSMTESSAKTSAEASTETSTETSTETSVQADQGNQKND; from the coding sequence ATGAAATCATTTGAACGAGGCATTTATTTACTGCCTAATTTAATGACCACAGCGGCGTTATTTGCTGGGTTTTATGCGGTTATTGCCGGTATTCAGGGTAATTTTGAGGCGGGTGCAATCGCTATTTTTGTGGCTATGGTGCTTGATGGTTTGGACGGGCGGATTGCACGCATGACCAATTCGTGCAGTAAGTTTGGGGCAGAGTACGACAGTTTGTCAGACATGATTTCATTTGGACTAGCACCCGCCTTGCTGGTTTATCAGTGGGCATTGCACGATTTTGACAAGCTTGGCTGGTTGGTAGCCTTTGTGTACACCGTGGCCGCGGCGCTTAGATTGGCGCGTTTTAATACCCAAGTGGGCGTGGCCGACAAACGCTATTTTCAAGGTTTGCCCAGCCCAGCGGCGGCGGCGCTGATTGCCGGATTAATTTGGATGGCTGAAACTAATCATTTAAGCACGGGTTTTGAGCCAATGGTGGCGTTAGTATTGACGTTGTTTGCTGGAATAATGATGGTCAGTAACAGCCGTTTTAGCTCGTTTAAAGAGTTAAATTTAAAAGGTAAAGTGCCTTTTATGACGTTGCTGTTGGTGGTGCTGGTGTTGGTGGTTATTACTCTAAAGCCTGCCATGATTTTGTTTTTAATATTTTTAGCTTACGCCGTTTCAGGCCCTATATTAACCTTAATCACATTAAAGAAAAGCCGAGCGTTAAGACGTCAAAATCGAGAGTACGCCAGCAAATCGTCCATGACAGAATCGTCTGCTAAAACGTCTGCTGAAGCGTCTACTGAAACGTCTACTGAAACGTCTACTGAAACGTCAGTACAGGCGGATCAGGGCAACCAAAAAAACGATTAA